The following coding sequences are from one Zalophus californianus isolate mZalCal1 chromosome 15, mZalCal1.pri.v2, whole genome shotgun sequence window:
- the SLC25A16 gene encoding graves disease carrier protein isoform X2 yields the protein MTAVICTYPLDMVRVRLAFQVKGEHTYTGIIHAFKTIYAKEGGFLGFYRGLMPTILGMAPYAGVSFFTFGTLKSVGLSHAPTLLGRPSSDNPNVLVLKTHINLLCGGVAGAIAQTISYPFDVTRRRMQLGTVLPEYEKCLTMWETLKYVYGHHGIRRGLYRGLSLNYIRCVPSQAVAFTTYELMKQFLHLN from the exons ATGACAGCAGTTATCTGTACTTACCCTCTTGACATGGTGAGAGTACGCCTAGCATTCCAGGTGAAAGGGGAACACACTTATACAGGAATTATTCATGCATTCAAAACAATTTATGCAAAG GAAGGTGGTTTCCTTGGATTTTACAGAGGCCTGATGCCCACTATATTAGGAATGGCTCCATATGCAG gtgtttcattttttacttttggtACCTTAAAGAGTGTTGGGCTTTCCCATGCTCCTACCCTTCTTGGCAGACCTTCATCAGACAATCCTAATGTCTTAGTTCTGAAAACCCACATAAACTTACTTTGTGGTGGTGTTGCTGGAGCAATAGCGCAGACAATATC ctaCCCATTTGATGTAACTCGTCGGCGAATGCAATTAGGAACTGTTCTCCCAGAATATGAAAAGTGCCT TACCATGTGGGAGACTCTGAAGTATGTCTATGGACACCACGGAATTCGAAGAGGATTATATCGTGGTTTATCTCTTAATTACATTCGCTGTGTTCCCTCTCAAGCAGTGGCTTTTACAACATATGAACTTATGAAGCAGTTTTTGCACCTCaactaa